In Deinococcus maricopensis DSM 21211, one genomic interval encodes:
- a CDS encoding peroxiredoxin, which translates to MTIQVGDLAPDVPDTTPPLALSAWRGQWVVLFFFPRAHATHCQMQARRFQALMPEFQALGANIVGVSSDTGAQQMTFRDVCRVSFPLLSDAGERIGGVYGVLEDAVVEDEETRRLKRQTFLIDPQGVVVEHWTEVDPNTHAGEVLAALRQHEAPLA; encoded by the coding sequence ATGACGATTCAAGTTGGCGACCTGGCTCCGGACGTTCCTGACACCACCCCGCCGCTGGCGTTGTCCGCGTGGCGTGGGCAGTGGGTGGTGCTGTTCTTCTTCCCGCGGGCGCACGCGACGCACTGCCAGATGCAGGCGCGGCGGTTCCAGGCGCTGATGCCGGAATTCCAGGCGCTGGGCGCGAACATCGTGGGCGTGAGCAGCGACACGGGCGCGCAGCAGATGACGTTCCGGGACGTGTGCCGGGTGAGCTTCCCGCTGCTGTCCGACGCGGGGGAGCGGATCGGGGGGGTGTACGGGGTGCTGGAGGACGCGGTGGTGGAGGATGAGGAGACGCGGCGCCTGAAGCGGCAGACGTTCCTGATCGACCCGCAGGGCGTGGTGGTGGAGCACTGGACGGAGGTGGACCCGAACACGCACGCGGGCGAGGTCCTCGCGGCTCTGCGCCAGCATGAGGCCCCACTCGCCTGA
- a CDS encoding trans-sulfuration enzyme family protein, which translates to MKPRTLSVHAGQHPDPQTGALTTPVYQSSTFSYFTAEQGRQRFAGETPGFFYSRMGNPTTHTLEAKLAALEGAEDALAVASGMAALSSVAYGLLSHGDEVAFIDPLYGGSDAFLQNTLPRAGMHVTRYRDEHDLAQNIKPNTRLIIFEPLTNPTLTVIDTDAVVAVARRVGALTLADNTFLTPYLFRPLERGVDLVMHSATKYLSGHGDLIAGVVAGRRELLTPIRTIGLKHLGAPLGPQEAYLLLRGIKTLPLRMDAHSEAALAVAEYLSAHPKVTRTYYPGLSSHPGHATLAAQVAQFSGVMAIDIGGDAGAAARFLDHLQLFVQAVSLGDVESLACHPATTTHAAMKAEHRAGAGVTDGLVRLSIGIEDADDLIADLAQALEYV; encoded by the coding sequence ATGAAACCCCGTACACTCAGCGTTCACGCCGGCCAGCACCCTGACCCGCAAACCGGCGCGCTCACCACGCCCGTCTACCAGAGCAGCACCTTCAGCTACTTCACGGCCGAGCAGGGCCGTCAGCGGTTCGCCGGTGAAACCCCAGGGTTCTTCTACAGCCGCATGGGCAACCCGACCACGCACACCCTCGAAGCGAAACTCGCAGCGCTCGAAGGCGCCGAGGACGCCCTGGCGGTCGCCAGCGGCATGGCCGCGCTCAGCAGCGTCGCGTACGGCCTGCTCAGCCACGGCGACGAGGTCGCGTTCATCGATCCGCTGTACGGCGGCAGCGACGCATTCCTGCAAAACACCCTCCCCCGCGCCGGCATGCACGTCACCCGCTACCGCGACGAGCACGACCTCGCGCAGAACATCAAGCCGAACACGCGCCTGATCATCTTCGAGCCGCTCACCAACCCGACGTTGACGGTCATCGACACGGACGCCGTCGTGGCCGTCGCGCGGCGCGTCGGCGCGCTCACCCTCGCGGACAACACCTTCCTGACGCCGTACCTGTTCCGGCCGCTGGAGCGCGGCGTGGACCTCGTGATGCATTCCGCCACGAAGTACCTCAGCGGCCACGGCGACCTGATTGCCGGCGTCGTCGCGGGTCGGCGCGAGCTGCTCACCCCCATTCGTACCATCGGCCTCAAGCACCTGGGCGCGCCGCTCGGCCCGCAGGAGGCGTACCTGCTGCTGCGCGGCATCAAGACGCTGCCGCTGCGGATGGACGCGCACAGCGAGGCCGCGCTTGCCGTCGCGGAGTACCTGAGCGCACACCCGAAGGTCACACGCACGTACTACCCGGGCCTGAGCAGCCACCCGGGGCACGCGACCCTCGCGGCGCAGGTCGCGCAGTTCAGCGGCGTGATGGCCATCGACATCGGCGGGGACGCGGGCGCGGCCGCGCGGTTCCTGGATCACCTGCAGCTGTTCGTGCAGGCCGTGTCGCTCGGCGATGTGGAGAGCCTCGCGTGCCATCCAGCCACGACGACGCACGCGGCCATGAAGGCCGAGCACCGCGCGGGCGCCGGCGTGACAGACGGCCTGGTGCGCCTCAGCATCGGCATTGAGGACGCCGACGACCTGATCGCGGACCTCGCGCAGGCCCTCGAGTACGTCTGA
- a CDS encoding putative bifunctional diguanylate cyclase/phosphodiesterase: MTPPPTPTPTPDAHTHAHVTSRALLFTLTAIAVAFGISILFDLQRADHNPFDRVAYPLMLAGVAALLGLLIARPRTLPIVTVTTVTCSGLFFLSKLIYLLNSGNPDLIKDELAESFFWLPGVYVLSFFVPFIRAAQIGNIIFLGGVTLTAAAYAFTHHRTLDLELLNALIQLSLANLTFFGLARLSHRLSGHYARLATHTETLQHLASTDPLTGLPNRLHLERVLQRALHPDPPTTDPAPFSVVYIDLDGFKLINDTLGHEAGDHVLIDTASRLRSCCRAHDIIARISGDEFVAYLPGIHQDMAEMVAYRFLAALEPPFTIDGQVTHLTASLGISAHPDHGHDAAALLRHADSAMYRVKSEGRNGVGVYTPDSGEREEHHRRLARDLRVALDRQEFTLAYQPIVDLPTGRTVKVEALLRWTHPTHGPISPMTFIPLAEANGSIVPLGTWVLNEACASARAWQRAGFDVKVCVNVSVIQFSQPAFVATVLQALATHDLPPHLLELELTEGIVMKNVEGVRATLDDLRAAGVGTAVDDFGTGYSSLAYLRDLPIDTLKIDRSFIKDLVTDEGPSTPAMTLVEAIIRVADVFGMTVVAEGIETEAQRDALRALGVGCGQGYHFARPLPLEGLLASLKLDQPADSTP, translated from the coding sequence GTGACCCCACCCCCCACCCCCACCCCCACCCCCGACGCGCACACCCACGCGCACGTCACGTCACGGGCCTTGCTGTTCACCCTCACCGCCATCGCCGTTGCGTTCGGCATCTCCATCCTGTTCGACCTCCAACGCGCCGACCACAACCCCTTCGACCGCGTCGCCTACCCCCTCATGCTCGCCGGCGTCGCCGCCCTCCTCGGCCTCCTCATCGCCCGCCCACGCACCCTCCCCATCGTCACCGTCACCACCGTCACCTGCAGCGGCCTGTTCTTCCTGAGCAAACTTATCTACCTCCTCAACAGCGGCAACCCGGACCTCATCAAGGACGAACTCGCCGAATCCTTCTTCTGGCTGCCCGGCGTCTACGTCCTGTCCTTCTTCGTCCCCTTCATCCGCGCCGCCCAGATCGGCAACATCATCTTCCTCGGCGGCGTCACCCTCACTGCCGCTGCCTACGCCTTCACCCACCACCGCACCCTCGACCTCGAACTCCTCAACGCCCTGATCCAACTCAGCCTCGCGAACCTCACCTTCTTCGGCCTCGCGCGCCTCTCCCACCGCCTCAGCGGCCACTACGCCCGCCTCGCCACGCACACCGAAACGCTCCAGCACCTCGCCAGCACCGACCCCCTCACCGGCCTCCCCAACCGCCTCCACCTCGAACGCGTCCTTCAGCGCGCCCTGCACCCTGACCCGCCCACCACCGACCCCGCCCCCTTCAGCGTCGTGTACATCGACCTCGACGGCTTCAAACTCATCAACGACACCCTCGGCCACGAAGCAGGCGACCACGTCCTCATCGACACCGCCAGCCGCCTCCGCAGCTGCTGCCGCGCGCACGACATCATCGCCCGCATCAGCGGCGACGAATTCGTCGCGTACCTCCCCGGCATCCACCAGGACATGGCCGAAATGGTCGCGTACCGCTTCCTCGCCGCCCTCGAACCCCCCTTCACCATCGACGGCCAGGTCACGCACCTCACCGCCAGCCTCGGCATCAGCGCCCACCCCGACCACGGCCACGACGCCGCCGCGCTGCTCCGCCACGCCGACAGCGCCATGTACCGCGTCAAAAGCGAAGGGCGCAACGGCGTCGGCGTCTACACGCCCGACAGCGGCGAACGCGAGGAGCACCACCGCCGCCTCGCCCGCGACCTGCGCGTCGCCCTCGACCGGCAGGAATTCACCCTCGCGTACCAGCCGATCGTGGACCTCCCCACCGGCCGCACCGTGAAGGTCGAGGCGCTGCTCCGCTGGACGCACCCCACGCACGGCCCCATCTCCCCAATGACGTTCATCCCGCTCGCCGAAGCGAACGGCAGCATCGTCCCGCTCGGCACCTGGGTCCTGAACGAAGCCTGCGCCAGCGCCCGCGCCTGGCAACGCGCCGGGTTCGACGTGAAAGTCTGCGTGAACGTCTCCGTGATTCAGTTCTCGCAGCCGGCCTTCGTGGCCACGGTTCTTCAGGCCCTCGCCACCCACGACCTGCCACCACACCTGCTCGAACTCGAATTGACGGAAGGCATCGTCATGAAGAACGTCGAAGGCGTCCGCGCCACCCTGGATGACCTGCGCGCTGCTGGCGTGGGCACCGCTGTGGATGATTTTGGCACCGGGTACAGCAGCCTGGCGTACCTGAGGGACCTGCCGATCGACACGCTGAAGATCGACCGGTCCTTTATCAAGGACCTCGTGACTGACGAAGGCCCGTCGACGCCCGCCATGACGCTCGTGGAAGCCATCATTCGCGTGGCGGACGTGTTCGGCATGACGGTGGTCGCTGAGGGCATCGAAACTGAGGCGCAGCGTGATGCGCTGCGGGCGCTCGGCGTGGGTTGCGGGCAGGGATATCATTTCGCCCGCCCTCTGCCTCTGGAGGGACTGCTGGCGTCATTGAAGCTGGACCAGCCTGCAGATTCAACACCCTGA